The proteins below come from a single Prochlorococcus marinus str. MIT 9215 genomic window:
- a CDS encoding Tab2 family RNA-binding protein: MSINNRTKPSLKLKISDWELDFYSRPIIESNGKKRWELIICSTRSYKTEDVFLWNKKCPANEVNSVWLTKALNEAISEAKKQGWEKPSIVRFWRSSMKSIIKKSLEAVSIEAIVSRRTYNLLDRIEFLEKEIYPKEKGYVRGVLAPAFTSKIENSPTPLPEAVRGDALTISEISIGELKSAENWPMEFGDIFPIKQDLDDNYLVPGLRLFSKDRSLALSAWFSCLEPIKLVVNENQLILEASEDDKWLVTDLPKKDANILNSKFLDNKKNSFGYQFISIQSTPYIEKFAGFWILRDIELIS, from the coding sequence ATGAGCATCAATAATAGAACAAAACCAAGTCTTAAATTAAAAATTTCAGATTGGGAATTAGACTTTTACTCAAGACCAATTATTGAATCAAATGGGAAAAAAAGGTGGGAATTAATTATTTGCTCTACAAGAAGTTATAAAACAGAAGATGTTTTTCTTTGGAATAAAAAGTGCCCTGCTAATGAAGTTAATTCAGTCTGGCTCACAAAGGCACTAAATGAAGCAATAAGTGAAGCAAAAAAACAAGGGTGGGAGAAACCTTCTATAGTTCGATTCTGGAGGTCGTCAATGAAATCGATCATTAAGAAGTCTCTGGAGGCCGTAAGTATTGAGGCTATTGTAAGTAGGAGAACTTACAATTTATTAGATAGAATCGAATTTCTTGAAAAAGAGATTTATCCAAAGGAAAAAGGTTATGTAAGAGGTGTATTAGCTCCTGCTTTTACTTCTAAAATTGAAAATTCTCCTACCCCTCTACCAGAAGCCGTAAGGGGTGATGCTTTAACTATCTCTGAAATATCAATTGGCGAATTAAAATCTGCAGAAAATTGGCCTATGGAATTTGGAGATATTTTCCCAATTAAGCAAGATTTAGATGACAATTACTTAGTTCCAGGATTAAGACTTTTTAGCAAAGATAGATCTTTGGCACTTTCTGCATGGTTTAGTTGTTTAGAGCCTATTAAACTAGTCGTAAATGAGAATCAACTCATACTTGAAGCTTCAGAAGATGATAAATGGCTGGTAACTGATTTACCAAAAAAAGATGCAAACATTTTGAATTCAAAGTTTTTAGATAATAAAAAAAATTCTTTTGGTTATCAATTTATTTCCATACAGTCAACGCCGTATATCGAAAAATTTGCAGGATTCTGGATCTTAAGAGATATTGAATTAATTTCATAA
- a CDS encoding S1 RNA-binding domain-containing protein, with translation MGVSNKNAQDNIQPKGNKKDFKKPLQVLHISKKDTQKIKNEQINSQEEIKKENISIKPQLIKDGPVKEIEDSIENTKAFDIAQQDLNRPLNFSEQNTDFQLERTVDEFDFDESAFLEALNANEPIGATGETISGKVIAIESDGLYVDIGGKAPGYMPKKECGLGIITNFKEKFSIGLEMEVLVIKEQNADGMVTVSARALILRQSWEKVSSSAKNGELINVLINGFNRGGLTCDVDGLRGFIPRSQLEDGQDYQSFVGKTLKVAFLEVNPESRKLVLSEKKASLVSKLTNLELGQLIEGEVLAVKPYGFFIDLGGASGLLHQSSLTNGSIRSLREVFREGEMIKALISEIDLEKGRIGLNTALLENSAGELIIDKQKVMQEATERALKTKALFDKKEQDK, from the coding sequence ATGGGAGTCAGTAATAAAAATGCCCAAGATAATATCCAACCAAAGGGCAATAAAAAAGATTTTAAAAAACCTCTTCAGGTCCTTCACATAAGCAAGAAAGATACTCAAAAAATAAAGAACGAGCAAATTAATTCGCAAGAAGAAATTAAAAAAGAAAATATCTCAATAAAACCTCAGTTAATTAAAGATGGACCAGTAAAAGAAATTGAGGACAGTATTGAAAATACAAAAGCTTTTGATATTGCCCAACAAGACTTAAATAGACCCCTTAATTTTTCTGAGCAAAACACAGATTTCCAATTAGAAAGAACAGTTGATGAATTCGATTTTGATGAAAGTGCTTTTTTGGAGGCTTTAAATGCAAATGAGCCAATTGGGGCCACAGGAGAAACAATTTCAGGCAAGGTTATAGCAATCGAAAGTGATGGACTATATGTTGACATTGGCGGAAAAGCACCTGGTTATATGCCCAAAAAAGAATGTGGTTTGGGTATCATCACTAACTTTAAAGAAAAGTTTTCTATAGGCCTTGAAATGGAAGTTTTGGTTATCAAAGAACAAAACGCTGATGGGATGGTAACAGTGAGCGCTCGGGCATTAATTCTCAGGCAAAGTTGGGAAAAAGTATCAAGTTCCGCAAAAAATGGAGAATTAATTAACGTTTTAATTAATGGATTTAACAGAGGTGGTCTTACATGTGATGTAGATGGATTAAGAGGATTCATCCCAAGATCCCAACTTGAAGATGGTCAAGATTATCAATCTTTTGTTGGCAAGACTCTAAAAGTAGCGTTTCTTGAGGTAAATCCAGAATCCAGAAAATTAGTTCTATCTGAAAAGAAAGCATCATTAGTCTCTAAACTTACAAATTTAGAATTAGGTCAATTAATTGAAGGAGAAGTTTTAGCAGTAAAACCATATGGCTTCTTTATAGATTTAGGTGGAGCTAGTGGACTTCTTCATCAATCCTCACTAACAAATGGATCGATTCGTTCTTTAAGAGAAGTTTTTAGAGAAGGGGAAATGATAAAAGCTTTAATATCTGAAATAGACCTCGAAAAAGGTCGTATTGGTCTCAATACCGCACTCCTAGAAAACTCTGCAGGAGAATTAATTATTGATAAACAAAAAGTTATGCAAGAAGCCACAGAGAGAGCACTAAAAACTAAAGCACTCTTCGATAAAAAAGAACAAGATAAATGA
- a CDS encoding creatininase family protein codes for MNFKPIPNKFEYLNWQEIESIAKYKRSTVIWPFGAVEQHGPHLPLATDSIFVDEIISEVFKLFPPDIPIKKLPTQYIGFSPEHKGFAGTISLSSNLIISMIKEVGGQLSEMGFKRLILINGHGGQISLLNTASRELRSFAPNIAVFPCFLWSGVDGVSELLTKTEIENGLHASLAETSLMLALKPELVGDERPNEIIKGQIPEGWSLEGNAPTAWLTDDFSKSGVIGDSRGANANLGNDLKNLLIGHWYKLIMNLMKSDWPN; via the coding sequence ATGAACTTTAAACCAATACCTAATAAATTTGAATATTTAAATTGGCAAGAAATTGAGAGTATTGCAAAATATAAAAGATCAACAGTGATTTGGCCATTTGGCGCTGTTGAGCAACATGGGCCGCATTTACCTCTTGCCACAGATAGTATTTTTGTTGATGAAATTATTAGTGAAGTTTTTAAATTATTCCCTCCCGATATTCCAATAAAAAAACTTCCAACTCAATATATTGGTTTTTCTCCAGAACATAAGGGTTTTGCCGGGACAATTTCACTTTCCTCAAATTTAATAATCTCAATGATTAAAGAAGTCGGAGGACAATTATCTGAAATGGGTTTTAAAAGATTAATATTAATTAATGGACATGGAGGTCAAATCTCGCTACTAAATACAGCGTCAAGAGAGCTCAGAAGTTTTGCACCTAATATTGCAGTTTTCCCTTGTTTTTTATGGAGTGGTGTTGATGGAGTAAGTGAATTGTTAACAAAAACAGAGATCGAGAATGGGCTTCATGCTTCTTTAGCTGAAACAAGTTTGATGCTCGCTTTAAAACCAGAATTAGTAGGTGACGAACGCCCAAATGAGATTATTAAAGGACAGATCCCAGAAGGTTGGAGTCTAGAGGGCAACGCGCCAACTGCTTGGCTCACTGACGACTTCAGTAAATCAGGTGTTATAGGGGATAGCAGAGGGGCAAATGCGAACTTGGGGAATGATTTAAAAAATTTGTTAATTGGTCATTGGTACAAATTGATTATGAATCTTATGAAATCAGATTGGCCTAATTAG
- a CDS encoding aldehyde oxygenase (deformylating), giving the protein MQTLESKKDIQLEGSTDNDSANLPDFTTDAYKDAYSRINAIVIEGEQEAYDNYISIATLLPNDSEELTKLAKMELKHKRGFTACGKNLGVEADMPFAKEFFSKLHGNFQIALKDGNLTTCLLIQAILIEAFAISAYHVYIRVADPFAKKITQGVVNDEYLHLNYGEKWLKENLHTCKDELIAANKVNLPLIKKMLDQVAEDAATLSMDKEELMEEFMIAYQDALLEMGLDNREIARMAMAAIV; this is encoded by the coding sequence ATGCAAACTCTAGAATCTAAAAAAGACATTCAATTAGAAGGATCAACTGATAATGATTCAGCTAATCTGCCTGATTTCACCACGGATGCTTACAAAGATGCATATAGCAGAATAAATGCAATTGTTATAGAAGGCGAACAGGAAGCTTATGACAACTATATTTCTATCGCTACTCTTTTACCTAATGATTCTGAAGAATTAACCAAACTGGCCAAAATGGAGCTCAAACATAAAAGAGGTTTTACTGCATGTGGTAAGAATTTGGGTGTCGAAGCGGATATGCCTTTTGCTAAAGAATTCTTTTCAAAATTACATGGTAATTTCCAGATAGCATTGAAAGATGGAAACCTAACAACCTGTCTCCTCATTCAAGCCATTTTAATCGAAGCTTTCGCTATTTCTGCCTATCACGTTTACATAAGAGTTGCTGATCCTTTTGCAAAAAAAATTACTCAAGGTGTTGTTAACGATGAGTATTTGCATTTAAATTATGGTGAAAAATGGCTTAAAGAAAATCTTCATACTTGTAAAGATGAATTAATAGCAGCTAATAAAGTAAATTTACCTTTAATAAAAAAGATGCTTGATCAAGTTGCTGAAGATGCTGCAACTTTATCCATGGACAAAGAAGAGTTGATGGAAGAGTTTATGATTGCTTACCAAGACGCACTATTAGAAATGGGATTAGATAATAGAGAAATAGCTAGAATGGCAATGGCAGCAATCGTTTAG
- a CDS encoding long-chain acyl-[acyl-carrier-protein] reductase, which produces MFGLIGHSTSFEDAKRKASMLGFDHIADGDLDVWCTAPPQLVENVEVRSATGISIEGSYIDSCFVPEMLSRFKTARRKVLNAMELAQKKGINITALGGFTSIIFENFNLLQHKQIRNTSLEWERFTTGNTHTAWVICRQLEINAPRIGIDLKKATVAVIGATGDIGSAVCRWLTNKTGISELLMVARQQEPLALLQKELDGGTITTLDKALPQADIVVWVASMPKTIEIDTDNLKKPCLMIDGGYPKNLDEKFQGENIHVLKGGIVKFFNDIGWNMMELAEMQNPQREMFACFAEAMILEFEKCHTNFSWGRNNISLEKMEFIGAASLKHGFSAIGLDKQPKVLTV; this is translated from the coding sequence ATGTTTGGGTTAATAGGCCACTCAACCAGTTTTGAAGATGCAAAAAGAAAAGCTTCGATGCTAGGCTTCGATCATATTGCTGATGGAGATTTAGATGTTTGGTGTACAGCGCCTCCCCAGTTGGTTGAAAATGTAGAAGTTAGGAGTGCTACTGGAATATCTATTGAAGGTTCTTATATAGATTCATGCTTTGTTCCTGAAATGCTCTCTAGGTTTAAAACGGCAAGAAGAAAAGTATTAAATGCTATGGAACTAGCTCAGAAAAAAGGAATTAATATTACAGCTTTAGGGGGATTTACTTCCATTATTTTTGAGAATTTTAATCTCCTTCAGCATAAACAAATCAGAAATACTTCATTAGAGTGGGAAAGATTTACTACTGGCAATACTCATACCGCCTGGGTAATTTGTAGGCAACTAGAAATAAATGCGCCTCGCATTGGGATAGACCTTAAAAAAGCAACTGTTGCTGTAATTGGTGCGACAGGAGACATAGGCAGTGCTGTCTGCAGATGGCTGACAAATAAAACTGGCATTTCTGAACTTCTTATGGTCGCAAGACAACAAGAACCACTAGCTCTATTACAAAAAGAATTAGATGGTGGCACCATAACAACTTTAGATAAGGCATTACCTCAAGCGGATATTGTTGTATGGGTTGCAAGTATGCCTAAAACTATTGAGATTGATACTGATAACTTAAAAAAACCATGTTTAATGATTGATGGTGGATACCCTAAAAATCTTGATGAGAAATTTCAGGGCGAAAATATTCACGTTTTAAAAGGAGGTATAGTTAAGTTTTTCAACGATATTGGTTGGAATATGATGGAACTTGCAGAAATGCAAAACCCTCAGAGAGAGATGTTTGCTTGCTTTGCAGAAGCTATGATTTTAGAATTTGAAAAGTGTCATACCAACTTTAGTTGGGGAAGAAATAACATTTCTCTTGAAAAGATGGAATTTATAGGGGCAGCTTCTTTAAAACATGGTTTTTCTGCGATTGGACTTGATAAACAGCCTAAAGTATTAACTGTCTAA
- a CDS encoding acetyl-CoA carboxylase carboxyltransferase subunit alpha: MAKRYLLDFEKPLVELEKQIEQIKELARDSEVDVSQQLLQLETLAARRREEIFKSLTPAQKIQVARHPQRPSTLDFVQMFCDDWIELHGDRNGGDDMALVGGIGSINNRPVLILGHQKGRDTKENVVRNFGMAKPGGYRKALRLMQHADRFSLPILTFIDTPGAYAGLTAEEQGQGEAIARNLREMFGLKVPIVATVIGEGGSGGALGIGVADRLLMFEHSVYTVASPEACASILWRDAAKAPEAASALKITGKDLLKLGIIDEVLPEPSGGNNWAPLDAGNTLKEAIEKHLNALLQMTKDELIEERYKKFRVLGKFIEANNIEEIYSEIPQKTE; this comes from the coding sequence ATGGCTAAACGTTACCTCCTTGATTTTGAAAAGCCTCTTGTTGAACTTGAAAAACAGATAGAGCAAATTAAAGAATTAGCTAGAGATTCAGAAGTAGATGTAAGCCAGCAGCTTCTACAGCTTGAAACCTTAGCAGCAAGGAGAAGAGAAGAAATATTTAAATCTCTTACTCCTGCCCAAAAGATACAGGTAGCTAGACATCCTCAAAGGCCTAGCACTTTGGACTTTGTTCAAATGTTTTGTGATGACTGGATAGAATTACATGGAGACAGAAATGGCGGTGATGATATGGCATTAGTTGGGGGGATAGGTTCGATAAATAATAGACCAGTGTTAATTTTGGGGCATCAGAAAGGAAGAGATACAAAAGAAAATGTAGTAAGAAACTTTGGGATGGCAAAGCCTGGAGGTTACAGAAAAGCTCTAAGATTAATGCAGCATGCTGATAGATTTTCCTTGCCAATTCTTACATTTATTGACACTCCCGGAGCTTATGCAGGTTTAACCGCTGAAGAACAGGGGCAAGGAGAAGCGATAGCAAGAAACTTAAGGGAGATGTTTGGCTTGAAAGTCCCTATAGTGGCTACTGTCATTGGAGAAGGTGGTTCAGGAGGTGCACTTGGAATAGGTGTTGCTGATCGGTTACTAATGTTTGAGCACAGTGTTTATACAGTTGCTAGTCCAGAAGCATGTGCATCAATTTTATGGAGGGATGCTGCAAAGGCTCCAGAAGCTGCATCAGCACTAAAAATTACAGGTAAAGATTTACTTAAATTAGGGATAATTGATGAAGTATTGCCAGAACCTTCTGGTGGAAATAATTGGGCGCCTTTAGATGCAGGGAATACTCTTAAGGAAGCTATTGAGAAACACCTTAATGCCTTGCTTCAAATGACTAAAGATGAACTCATTGAGGAAAGATATAAAAAGTTTAGGGTCTTGGGTAAATTTATAGAAGCGAATAATATTGAAGAAATTTATAGTGAAATCCCTCAAAAAACTGAATAA
- a CDS encoding SDR family oxidoreductase — protein MKSLKKLNKLKLAFITGATKGIGKSTAITFANAGWDLILLSRKIDLLEKLKSELLPTKSKINLVECDLSNPLEIENCVKGSIEKYGCPSVLINNAGCAFNGSLVEMDLGQWEQTMQINLTSVFQICSSIVPQMRKNGGLIINVSSHASYNAFPQWGAYCISKSALAMFTKCLREEERSNLIRACTITLGSVDTPLWDSETINADFDRTSMLSSSEVADTILYMAQKPVSQLIEDLTLMPSGGAF, from the coding sequence GTGAAATCCCTCAAAAAACTGAATAAATTGAAACTAGCTTTTATAACAGGTGCTACGAAGGGTATTGGTAAATCTACCGCAATTACTTTTGCTAATGCAGGCTGGGATTTAATTTTACTCTCAAGGAAAATCGATTTATTGGAGAAACTTAAGAGTGAACTATTACCTACTAAATCAAAAATTAACCTAGTTGAATGTGATTTGTCTAATCCTCTAGAAATTGAGAATTGTGTTAAGGGATCAATTGAGAAATATGGGTGTCCTTCAGTCTTGATAAATAATGCTGGCTGTGCATTTAATGGGTCACTAGTTGAAATGGATCTGGGCCAATGGGAACAAACTATGCAAATAAACCTTACAAGTGTTTTCCAAATTTGTAGCTCAATTGTTCCTCAAATGAGAAAAAATGGTGGATTAATCATTAACGTCAGTAGCCATGCTTCCTATAATGCATTCCCCCAATGGGGGGCATATTGTATTTCAAAGTCTGCACTAGCGATGTTTACTAAATGCTTGAGGGAAGAAGAAAGGTCTAATTTAATCAGAGCCTGCACTATAACTTTAGGTTCAGTAGATACTCCCCTTTGGGACTCAGAAACTATCAATGCTGATTTTGATAGAACCTCTATGCTCTCCTCAAGTGAAGTAGCAGATACTATTCTTTATATGGCTCAAAAACCTGTATCTCAACTTATTGAAGACTTAACTTTGATGCCTTCAGGAGGGGCTTTTTAA
- the folE gene encoding GTP cyclohydrolase I, which yields MTSTLPNDNIKKTFGEQISNKLISEIIRDRIKLNKKRFHANDNISDFINPGELEILQREVAEKVKDLLKSLVIDIDNDHNSQETAERVAKMYLQEVFKGRYHKRPNVTDFPNAKKLDEIYTLGPISVRSACSHHMVPIIGDCWIGIKPGDKVIGISKFARVADWVFSRPHIQEEAVMILADEIEKLCEPKGLAILVKAKHYCMCWRGVKEPNTSMINSIVRGDFRHDTSLKQEFFELVKQQPNGMACY from the coding sequence ATGACATCTACATTACCCAACGATAATATTAAGAAGACTTTTGGTGAGCAAATTAGTAATAAACTTATCTCTGAAATTATAAGAGATAGAATAAAGTTAAATAAGAAAAGATTTCATGCTAATGATAATATTTCTGATTTTATTAACCCAGGTGAATTAGAAATACTTCAAAGAGAGGTTGCTGAGAAAGTAAAAGATTTACTTAAATCACTAGTTATTGATATTGATAACGACCATAATTCCCAGGAGACTGCTGAAAGGGTTGCAAAAATGTATTTGCAAGAAGTATTTAAAGGCCGATATCATAAAAGACCTAATGTAACCGATTTTCCTAATGCAAAGAAATTAGATGAAATATATACTCTTGGCCCAATAAGCGTTCGTTCAGCTTGCTCCCATCATATGGTCCCAATTATTGGTGATTGCTGGATTGGAATCAAGCCTGGAGACAAAGTAATAGGAATTTCTAAGTTTGCAAGAGTAGCTGATTGGGTCTTTTCTAGGCCTCATATTCAGGAGGAGGCTGTAATGATACTTGCAGATGAAATAGAGAAACTTTGTGAACCAAAAGGTCTTGCAATTCTTGTTAAAGCTAAGCACTATTGTATGTGTTGGAGAGGAGTAAAAGAGCCTAATACTAGTATGATAAATTCCATAGTAAGGGGAGATTTCAGACATGATACTAGCCTCAAACAGGAATTCTTTGAGTTAGTTAAACAGCAACCTAATGGAATGGCTTGTTATTGA
- a CDS encoding phosphoribosylanthranilate isomerase: MPKTNTLVKICGLTSEEQALQVAKLGANAIGIISVEESPRYISAEIKKKIFKTLEKYYPKIERVSVVKNCPIDLIIKNFLGEPSETIIQLHGDEDIDYCKNLRKKIPNIGIWKAFRIRTKNDLNNIKPFEDFVDSILLDSWNKETYGGSGKKIESINLKNLKFTKPWWLAGGISIEWIDEILSDIRPNGLDISSSIEICPGIKNLDTTKDLIYKIKN, from the coding sequence ATGCCCAAGACTAATACTTTGGTTAAAATTTGTGGACTAACCTCTGAAGAACAAGCTCTCCAAGTCGCTAAATTAGGAGCGAATGCTATAGGTATTATTTCTGTTGAAGAGTCACCAAGATATATATCAGCTGAAATCAAGAAGAAAATCTTTAAAACTTTAGAAAAATATTATCCAAAAATCGAGAGAGTGTCTGTCGTGAAAAATTGTCCAATAGATTTAATTATTAAAAATTTCTTAGGCGAACCAAGTGAAACTATTATTCAATTACATGGAGATGAAGATATTGATTACTGCAAAAATTTAAGAAAAAAAATTCCAAATATTGGAATTTGGAAGGCTTTCAGAATAAGAACGAAAAATGACTTGAATAATATAAAACCTTTTGAAGATTTTGTAGATTCGATACTTCTTGATTCTTGGAATAAAGAAACTTATGGAGGTTCAGGAAAAAAAATAGAATCTATTAATTTAAAAAATCTGAAATTTACTAAGCCATGGTGGTTAGCAGGTGGAATATCAATAGAATGGATTGATGAAATTTTAAGTGACATAAGACCAAATGGATTAGATATTTCAAGTAGTATTGAAATTTGCCCTGGAATAAAAAATCTTGATACAACAAAAGATCTTATATATAAAATCAAAAATTAA